The Scheffersomyces stipitis CBS 6054 chromosome 5, complete sequence genome contains the following window.
TGCTCCGAACTCAACGATTGGGCCGTTTGTAATAAATCTATATACCTCCTTATACCACTGTTAATTTGGGCACGAGCAGATATTGATATCCGCAACAGATTCATCGTCCATACTGATACCTTTTCACCAGATCACTTATCACCATAGCACCTGAGCCTTAGTCGTATTTTGACTCTGTAAATTGTTTCGCCTGTTAGTCCACGCCTCATTCCAACCAACGACCATACGTAAGTCAGAACCGTCTACTCCTCAAAGTTCAAGCAACATATCTTCCACAATGACCGATTTCGACACAACTAgctacttcaacttcgatACTGCCGATGACTTCTTGTACAGCGTCTCAGGCACGCTTGGAGGCGgcaacaacaacatgaATAACATCAGCCACAATATTAGTAACCTTAATGGCGATGTCAATAACAATATTAACGTCAACGATATACAGATGAATCCCACGTTTTCTCCGATTTCATCAGGCGACGAGTCGTTCAAGTACAATAACAACTCCGACGCGAATCTGATCGAATGGAATGAGAATACAAACTCAGGCTTTGGCGGCCCCATCAATCAGGACTATCTGAACTCCATCGTCGCCAATAACAGTGCCATCACCACCGACAGCAATAGTAGTACCAACACCATAACGCTAAATGACAATGAGGTATTCAACGATATCCTCCAGAAAAGTGACGAGTTCCAGACAAGCTCTGTTTCAACTACGTCGTACTCGCAAGGGGGCATAACTCCTGAGAGCCATCCTGCAATGAGCTCAACCCACACTTCGCCAGACGCTCCGCAAGTAAAGAAGGAAGCTCCATCGATGAACTTAAAGATGCAAAACGACGACgaggacgaagatgaagacgacgaagacgacaaCGAGAGCGCTTCTGGAAGCGGTTCCAAGCGTCAcgcttcttccaacaagaaaCGCAACAAAGTCACTAAGCCAAGGGCCAAAGACAAGACTTCGCACAATAtgattgaaaagaagtacAGAACGAATATAAATTCCAAGATTTTGGCGCTTAGAGACGCCGTGCCTTCTTTGAGAATCGCAGCTGGAGGTAAGGACGTGtccatcaacgacttggaagGATTGACTCCAGCctccaaattgaacaaagCCAGTGTCTTAACCAAAGCTACTGAGTATATTAAGCATTTGGAAAACAAGAACGAAATATTGAAGCTGCAGAACTTGCAGTTGCAGCGGTTAATCCAGGAAGCCAATCTTCGTCCTCCTGTCCAGCAATACCAGCCTCCTcctcaacaacagcaaggATTTGGCTTCTTCCCTCCAGGAAACGAACGAAGATATACGGCTGTTCCAATCAACCAGAGCTACAGTAATGAAAATGTGGACTTTATGTACAACCAACAGCAATACAACCAGattcagcaacaacaagcGCAACAACAGGAACAACAAGCGCAACAACAAtcacagcaacaacagcagcaacaacaacaacaaccagCGAACAAGTTCTTATTTGGTGGTATGGCTGCAGTGATGGGAACGTCACTTTTCGCCGGTGGGGGTACTAATGACTTCAAGAGTTTGGGTGCCTTGCCGTTCGCACATTTGCTTCCATACGCAGTTACTCATCCTTCGCCGCTTGCCTTACAAATTTGGGGCTTgctcaagttcttgttggtagTGGGAAGCTTGGCTACCTTAATAATACCTAAAATCAGAGAATACATGGACGACAAGGACAAGAAAGtgaaacaacaacaaactgAAGATGGCGTATGGAAGACTTGGCTCTTGGTTACTTTGGGTTTCCGTATGCCTACCACTTTGAACAAGAGgagaaaggaagaaatcttACTGACAGTAATAGGCAGATCTGTGATCCGCGGAGCGTGGTCTAAATTATTCGAGGACTACTTAGTGTTATCTGCCAGTGAAGCCACATTTGAAAactgtttcttgaatttgttgatcGGAAAGCTATTGATTTCTAAGTATCCGATCCTCGAAAAGGTTTTCAACCGCAACATGTGTATAAAGGGGtccttgatcttgaacttAGACTATAAAGGTGACAATGAgtcattgaagaagttgaatactTTAATAGGAAAGATTGATGGCTTGTCATTGCTAGGCTCTGAATCATTAATTGCTAGATTATCCAATTTGGTTGAACAAAATACCATTAACAATGGAGTTATAGACGGCCAGAATCTTGTGAAGTATGCCGAATTGTACCAAGATAATGCCGGAGACTTCTACGGTATTGTTGTGAACTGGAGATTGTTGGAGATCATCCACCAGTTGGTTTTGAGCTACTTAACAAACCTCAATGATGACCAGTCGgaaattttcaaagatttaAAGATCATAGACAATTTGGTTGATAACCAAGACTCCAGAATTTACAATTACTTTACGTTGTTCAAAACTATTGTTAACTCAAACGATTCAGCAactttgttgttgtcgatgAGCAAGCAAGTTAAGAGGTATTTGCAAAATTTTAAATTCATTATTGAAGGACCAGAATTGACTGACCACGAATTGTACAACActtctgatgaagatgaagatgaaaccGAAGAGAACGAGAGATCACTGAAGCCTATTGAAAGTACTGTTACGACTTTGAGATCGCAAAAATCATTGATATCGTCCTTGGGCTTGGTCAACGAAGAGCAAGTGATTGTTCTTGCATCCAGTTTGACTTTatactactacaagaaTGAAGAACCTGAAAATGCTCTCAAGATGTTGAATTACTTGAAGTTATCGTCAGATACTAATTTAACTATGTTAAGTTTTTCGTCCTTGATAACGTTGATCAACGAAGTTATCCCCGGTCCatttgaagacaatgatATTTTGGATAATTCAATTAGAATTGTAAGATCGTGGCTCAATGAAGCTAAATTCTTAGACCACAAGTTGAGAtccaaattgaatgaaattATTGTTAACAAGGCTATGGTGCTAAACGGAATTGAAGGTAACGAATCCGAAGATGAATGAGgtcaagaaaaaaaaaacttTCTTAGATTCCACATGCTTTACGAAGATGTGTTATGAGGGGAGAAGTTTATGTATTGCGTTTGATTTTCTATATAGAATTTATTTATTCATTTGAACAATAAACATAATATTACAAATGAACTTTAAAGCTAGAATTACATATTACAAATCAGATGTCAAATAGAGTTCGTCTCATATTAGTAAGAACGGCTGTGGAATAGTCTAGGCTGTAGTTACTATAATTATAAGTAATAATTTCAGTTGCGGCAGCGAGCCTACACGACAGACCGAGGAATTGTCTATTTGTTCTCTCTACATGAATAATAACTTCAAAAATGTCCTTCTTGCATGGCATAGCAGCATATAAAATAGAGAAGGTAgactttttttttgtatgGAAGTATGCATTTGAAAACAAAATGAAATTTACTGATATACTACTTAGAGATGACTTGAAAAAATACACTGACGGCCTGCAGatctattttttttcttttttacTGACCTCATCACTTTCATCACtaaaattcaaaaagtgCATGCGCACTGTAGTGATGAAATAACAATTAAGACTAGTCTGAAAATGCTAACAGCTGTCTGTCACATCCTCGAGGATTGCAAGGCCCTGCTTGAGATGCAAATTTTGCTCTTCGAGATGAGCATACGGGCTCTTTTTTTGAAGTAGCTTATCATCGCAAAATATTCTCGTAAATCATATTGATACTTGGAACAATGTTTCACTTTTCCGGTATCGTAACCTTAGTCAAGCTCTCGCCCAAAGCTTAATTATTTAGGTATTGATAAAGTGAAATATGGCAAACCAACAATTTTCTAGCTTAACAAATAATAGCACTTTGTCGCGGTCGTAAGAATTTAATGTAGCATAAGATAGTTGTGCCGGGCTACAAATTCCTAATGTGGTATTTGTAGCCTTTTGGAGATaaaaataattgaaataaAAACGAGGATTGCCCATTCTCCTAAAAAAAGATGCTAGTAGTTGCACATTTGGATGTTTGACGAAGAGTCTGTAAGAATATGCAAAACGAAAAAAAACTACCCATAAGTTAACAATCTAATTTTAACGACAGAAGCTGCCTGGATTTTCATCCCCAAGCATGGGAATTGTCAAAGAAGGCCAAAATGCTACATACATTCCTTGCACATGTTTGTTTCCTGAACAAGGGCGGATTCATACGAAGAACAAAGATTATTCGCACAGCTGAATGCCTTGGAAACACATTGCCTTGTATTCAGACTGTTGCCCACGCAGACAAATTA
Protein-coding sequences here:
- the CPH2 gene encoding bHLH DNA-binding protein that promotes hyphal development, producing the protein MTDFDTTSYFNFDTADDFLYSVSGTLGGGNNNMNNISHNISNLNGDVNNNINVNDIQMNPTFSPISSGDESFNNSSTNTITLNDNEVFNDILQKSDEFQTSSVSTTSYSQGGITPESHPAMSSTHTSPDAPQDEDEDDEDDNESASGSGSKRHASSNKKRNKVTKPRAKDKTSHNMIEKKYRTNINSKILALRDAVPSLRIAAGGKDVSINDLEGLTPASKLNKASVLTKATEYIKHLENKNEILKSQNLQLQRLIQEANLRPPVQQYQPPPQQQQGFGFFPPGNERRYTAVPINQSYSNENEQQAQQQSQQQQQQQQQQPANKFLFGGMAAVMGTSLFAGGGTNDFKSLGALPFAHLLPYAVTHPSPLALQIWGLLKFLLVVGSLATLIIPKIREYMDDKDKKVKQQQTEDGVWKTWLLVTLGFRMPTTLNKRRKEEILSTVIGRSVIRGAWSKLFEDYLVLSASEATFENCFLNLLIGKLLISKYPILEKVFNRNMCIKGSLILNLDYKGDNESLKKLNTLIGKIDGLSLLGSESLIARLSNLVEQNTINNGVIDGQNLVKYAELYQDNAGDFYGIVVNWRLLEIIHQLVLSYLTNLNDDQSEIFKDLKIIDNLVDNQDSRIYNYFTLFKTIVNSNDSATLLLSMSKQVKRYLQNFKFIIEGPELTDHELYNTSDEDEDETEENERSSKPIESTVTTLRSQKSLISSLGLVNEEQVIVLASSLTLYYYKNEEPENALKMLNYLKLSSDTNLTMLSFSSLITLINEVIPGPFEDNDILDNSIRIVRSWLNEAKFLDHKLRSKLNEIIVNKAMVLNGIEGNESEDE